One Thioclava sp. ES.031 genomic window, GCCATACCGTCAAATATCTCGGTGAAAATGCGGCGATTGAACGCAGCCCAGCGTTCGGCATTCTGTTGCGCGGCGAATTCCTTTCCCGCCTCGCCCCGTGCGCCCTCATGTTCGCGGTGGTGAAACACGATCTGGTCCAGTTGCACCCCTGGAAGACGCCGCGACAGACGCAGGATCATCTCGTAATCCTGCGAGCGCATCAGGTCCTCGCGAAAGCCCCCCACCGCCTCGTAAGCGGCACGGCGCACCATCAGACCGGGCTGGAAAATATGGCAGCCTTCCAACAGATGCGGGAAAATCTCGTCGGGGGCGGAGTCGCGCATGTAACCGGCCGGGCGCAGCATATGCTCGCCCGTCTCGGGATCGCGCTCGAAATCGCAATGCCGCCCCGCGCAGAACATCGCGAGCGGGTCCGCTTCGAGCGCGCCGGCCAACGCCGCGCAGGCATGGGGCAGCAGAATATCGTCGTCATCGACGATCCAGATCAGATCGCCCGTGACCATTTTCAGTGCCCGATTGAGCGCCTTCGCCTTGCCGGAATTCTCTTGATGATGCACTCGCAGCATTTCGCCGTAACCGGCCAGAACCTGCTGCGTGTCATCGCTCGACCCGTCATCGATCACGAGGATCTCGTCGGGCTTACGGTCTTGGGACAAAAGGCTTTCGATCGTCTCGCCGATCAGCGCGGCGCGGTTGAAGGTGGGGATGATGACACTGACCCTGGATCTCACCGCACCGTTCCGATCATCGAAAAAACCTAGACAATTCTGCACCTGCATAGTCAACATTGTCAAAGGCAATATCCCGCCCCGGATCGCGATGACCCGGGCCGCCGGTCATCTTGCCCCGAGAGGTATGCGCATGGGTCTGGCCCGAAGCTCTGCACGCGGAGCCGCGATCAACATGGTCGCGATCGTCATTCGAATGGGTCTGAACATTCTCGTCGTCACGCCGATCGTGGCGCGCATCCTCGGCCCCGAAAGTTTCGGCCTCGCGGCGATGGCGATGACGCTGTTCGGGTTTCTGCTGCTGTTCGGCGATGTCGGCCTCTCGGCAGCGCTGGTGCGCACGCGCGATCCCTCGAAGATGCTGTGGTCCACGGCGTTCTGGGCGACCGCGCTGCTCGGCACCGGGTTTCTGCTGATCGCCATCGGCACTGCCGGTCCGCTGAGCGCCTTCTATAACGAGCCCGCCGTCGCCCCCCTCGCCCGTGCCATCGGCATCGCGATGCTGTTTCAGGTGATGCTGTCGATCCCGGTCGCCTGGCTGCAACGCGAACATCGGCTGCACCATGTCGCCATCGCCGATATCCTCTCGGTCGCGGTGGCGGCGGTCGTGACCATAGGCGCAGCACTTTTGGGCGCGGGCGTCTGGGCGCTGATCCTGCAGCAGATCGTGCTGGCGGTGACGAAATTCGTGACCATCCTCGTCTTCGCGAAGCTGCCTCTCTCGCCGCGTTTCCACTGGGCAGAAATCGCGCCGCTGATGGGGTTTTCGACGCGGCTGACGATTTCCAGCCTCGTGTCCTATTTCAACACCCAGACCGACACGATCCTCGTCGGCAAATTCCTCGGCACCGATGCGGTCGGCCTCTACAGCCGCGCCTATCAGCTGATGCAGCTGCCCGTGCAGGTGATCGCGCGCGGCATGGCCTTTGCCGCCTACCCGGCGATGGCGCGGGTGACGCATGACCGCGAATGGCTCTCGGCGCTTTACCTGAAGCTGATCACCGCGGTGGGCTTCATGGTCTTTCCGATGACCTTCGGCCTCGCGGTCGCCGCCGAGCCGCTGATCCTCGTGCTGCTCGGCCCGAAATGGATCGAGATCGCCCCCACCTTCGCGGTGCTCACCTTCACCGGCATGACCCAGAGCTTCGTGGTGAACGGGACCGATCTGCTGATGGCCGACAACCGCACCGACCGCATCCTGCGTTGGGCGATCATCCGGCTGGTGGTGCTGGTGCCCGCCTTCGCATTGGGGGTCTATCTCGGCTCGGTTCTCTGGCTCGCGCTCTTCTTCAGCGTGGCCAGCATCGTGCTGCTGGTCCCCTTCCAGATGGAGATCAACCGCCGGGCAGGCCTTGGCCATCGCCAGATGCTCGCGCGCCTGCTGCCGAGCTTCGTCGCCGCTTCGGGCATGGCCGCGGGCGTCTATGTGCTGAAACTGTGGTTCGACGGTCTGGGTTTGCCCGCGCTGATCGCGCTGCCGGTATTGGTGCTGGCGGGGGGCGCGCTTTATCTCGGGCTGCTGCGGCTCGGCGCGCCCGCGTTCCTGCGCGACATCCTCGGCATGGCGGATCATTTCCGCAAAAGCCGCACAAGCTGACCGCGTTCAGCCAGCCGCGGCCCGCTCATACAGCCCATCCCAATAGGCCGCCGCATCCTCGGGATCGAACAGCGCCCGCGCCTGCGCATGGGCGGCGCGGCGCATCGCACGATAGGCGTCGGCATCGGCGAACATCTCTTCGAGCCGCGCGATCCCCTCCTGCGCCATCCGCTCGGTCTCGGCCACGAACATCGCCTCGCAGTCGACGGTGCCGCGCTGCGACCATTCGGGCCGCCATTCGTCATCGCCCGGCGTGCGCGGACACCCGACCAGCGCCCCCGAGACGCCATCCTCGATGAATTCGGGAAGCGCGCGCTGATCGGTCGCCAGAACCGGCGTGCCGTGGATCATCGCCTCCACCGCCGAGAAGCCGAACGTGTCCGAGAAGGTCAGCAGCGCCGCCGCATGGCTATTGCGCAAAAGCTCGACCACCTGAGCGTTCGGCATCCGCGCGTGATGCGTGACATTGGGCAGGTTGAGCAGATCGAGATAGGGCTGGAACACCTCCTGCCGCTCCGGGTCGCTCCAGATCGACCCGCCGCAGGTGAGGCTGGAGATCACGTTGAAATGGAACGGCAAGCCGCGTTTCAGGGCCAGTTCCGCCATTCGCGCGACCGAACATCCCCCTTTGCGCGCGAAATGCCCGCCGACGAAGGTGATCTGATAGGGCGGCTCCAGCGCGATCTCCTCATGCGCGTCCTTGCCCGGGTGGAGCGACGGGTAGCGACATTCCAGCTTGTCCAGGAGCCGCGCCTGATCGGTGGGCGACAGCCGGGATTTCGCGACCGTCGCGCGAAAGCTCTCGCAGGCGAATTGCGAGATCGCGACGATCGCGCGGCAGCGATCCGACAGCAAAATCCGATAGAGCATCGCCTCGTAGCCCGAGCCCTCGCGCCCGAAGACCCGCGGCAGGTCGGATTCGAAGCCGATCACGAAGGGTTTGCGCCCGAGCGGGATACGGTTGAAGGCGTGGATCAGGTCGCAACGATGCGCCGAGACCGGATCGAACAGCGTCACCCCGTCATATTCCGAACGTATCCGGTTTAACGGCACGAAAATCTTGCGCTCGATTCGGTGGCGCGACTGGCGTGGCCCGCTGAAATCCCACGGATAGCCCACCGGCGCGAGCACCTTGAGCGGCCTCGAGTCTGTCTTGATAGTCATGACGCCCCCATCGACTCGTCACGGCACATTGCGCGGCCTTTGACACCCCTCGCAGGCCGCAGGGTTCAAGCTAGGACCGCCCAAGCCCCGCCAGCAAAGAAAAACCGCCCGCTTTCTGCATTGCAGCACCCGCGCGCCTGTTTCTTACGCGCTGTTGAGCGGTTTCGGGCCGATGCGCGCATCAATCGGGCTTTCACGACTGCCCGCGAGATCATCACCTTGTCACGAAACCCGCCGATAGTTTCGCCACTCGGGGCAAGGCCCGTCCGGGAGCCGGCAAAGCGCTGGCCCGCCCTGCCGGGTCGCGCGAGGATCGGCGAAAGGGGTGCGGCTCGCGCCCGCTCAGAGGTGTTTCGACGCAAGATGATCTCCCGCCGCGACACGATCACGTTCTCGCCCGAGGCGCTCGCATTCGCGATCGGCCTGATCGCGCTGAACTGGATTCCGCTGATGGGGTCCAAGGCGGCGCTGGTCTATCTGGCGGCGATGGCGGCGCTGGTCTTCTGGCAGCCGCAGCGCATCCTCGACGAAGGCTACGCCACCGCCGCGATCTGGGTGATGATCGGCTGGTGCCTGCTGTCTTTCCTGTGGTCGAACTACCCCTCGCAGACGATCCGGCACGGGCTGCAACTGGCCCTGACGGCGAGCATGGCGGTCGCGGCGGGCTTGCGGCTCTCGACGACGACGGTGCTGCGGGTGCTGCTGGTGACGGGGCTGATCCTGGCGGTCTGCCAGTTCGGGATCGGGCGGATCAGCGGCTCGGGCGCGTGGCTCGGCCTCTACAATTCCAAGAACCAACTGGCGC contains:
- a CDS encoding glycosyltransferase family 2 protein; this encodes MRSRVSVIIPTFNRAALIGETIESLLSQDRKPDEILVIDDGSSDDTQQVLAGYGEMLRVHHQENSGKAKALNRALKMVTGDLIWIVDDDDILLPHACAALAGALEADPLAMFCAGRHCDFERDPETGEHMLRPAGYMRDSAPDEIFPHLLEGCHIFQPGLMVRRAAYEAVGGFREDLMRSQDYEMILRLSRRLPGVQLDQIVFHHREHEGARGEAGKEFAAQQNAERWAAFNRRIFTEIFDGMADRELFGPTLWAQIPDAERPRLIEIAKATVFARQRMWPEAMAHLHAAAKLGDAPLSTEETARLQRLTLSTLGAPELIEDPALQAQLRALGRLGPTGKRMRAILKRSMLWQLRRALRERNLPQMWRIASFFVRS
- a CDS encoding glycosyltransferase family 4 protein, whose translation is MTIKTDSRPLKVLAPVGYPWDFSGPRQSRHRIERKIFVPLNRIRSEYDGVTLFDPVSAHRCDLIHAFNRIPLGRKPFVIGFESDLPRVFGREGSGYEAMLYRILLSDRCRAIVAISQFACESFRATVAKSRLSPTDQARLLDKLECRYPSLHPGKDAHEEIALEPPYQITFVGGHFARKGGCSVARMAELALKRGLPFHFNVISSLTCGGSIWSDPERQEVFQPYLDLLNLPNVTHHARMPNAQVVELLRNSHAAALLTFSDTFGFSAVEAMIHGTPVLATDQRALPEFIEDGVSGALVGCPRTPGDDEWRPEWSQRGTVDCEAMFVAETERMAQEGIARLEEMFADADAYRAMRRAAHAQARALFDPEDAAAYWDGLYERAAAG
- a CDS encoding lipopolysaccharide biosynthesis protein, which codes for MGLARSSARGAAINMVAIVIRMGLNILVVTPIVARILGPESFGLAAMAMTLFGFLLLFGDVGLSAALVRTRDPSKMLWSTAFWATALLGTGFLLIAIGTAGPLSAFYNEPAVAPLARAIGIAMLFQVMLSIPVAWLQREHRLHHVAIADILSVAVAAVVTIGAALLGAGVWALILQQIVLAVTKFVTILVFAKLPLSPRFHWAEIAPLMGFSTRLTISSLVSYFNTQTDTILVGKFLGTDAVGLYSRAYQLMQLPVQVIARGMAFAAYPAMARVTHDREWLSALYLKLITAVGFMVFPMTFGLAVAAEPLILVLLGPKWIEIAPTFAVLTFTGMTQSFVVNGTDLLMADNRTDRILRWAIIRLVVLVPAFALGVYLGSVLWLALFFSVASIVLLVPFQMEINRRAGLGHRQMLARLLPSFVAASGMAAGVYVLKLWFDGLGLPALIALPVLVLAGGALYLGLLRLGAPAFLRDILGMADHFRKSRTS